From one Meles meles chromosome 18, mMelMel3.1 paternal haplotype, whole genome shotgun sequence genomic stretch:
- the LOC123928924 gene encoding LOW QUALITY PROTEIN: polyunsaturated fatty acid (12S)/(13S)-lipoxygenase, epidermal-type-like (The sequence of the model RefSeq protein was modified relative to this genomic sequence to represent the inferred CDS: inserted 1 base in 1 codon; substituted 1 base at 1 genomic stop codon) — protein MGKYTIRVGTGDWLLAFSCNQVQLWLVGEHGEADLGKQLRPLRGETEFKVRVRVHLGRLLLVRLRKHQDLRDSDWFCTWISVCGPGTQGKALFPCYSWVQGNRVVSLAEGTAWAVSNDQSLLKTHREQELQERKTAYRWGSWKDGLILPVAGRTQWDLPRNERFRDDKDLDFSFSLARALEGLVLKGALDLTNPVRRLEDFQKLFPRGKTPLAERVRNSWKDDTLFGYHFLNGANPMLLRRSTSLPARLVLPPGTEDLKTQLQKELQAGSLFEADFSLLEGVKPNHLKSSXIILKQQYMTAPLVMLRFQPDGRLLPMVIQLQPPRPGCPPPMLFLPSDPPMAWLLAKTWVRSSDFQLHQLQSHLLRGHLMAEVISVATMRTLPSLHPIYKLLIPHFRYTMEINVLARSNLVSKWGIFDLVVSTGSGGHVDILQRATACLTYRSLCPPDDLADHGLLDVKASLYGQDALRLWGIISRYVEGMVGLFYKSDAAVRDDPELQAWCREITETGLQGAQDRGFPVSLESRAQLGHWXSMCIFTCTGQHASVHLGQLDWYAWIPNGPCTMRKPPPTSKDVTEKDIVDSLPTAHQARMQKTFTKFLGRRQPVMVALGQHKEKYFSGPGPQAVLEKFQEEPAARDRELEVRNAGLELPYEYLRPSMVENSGTI, from the exons ATGGGCAAGTACACGATCCGCGTGGGCACGGGGGACTGGCTGCTGGCGTTTTCCTGCAACCAGGTGCAGCTGTGGCTGGTGGGCGAGCACGGGGAGGCCGACCTGGGGAAGCAGCTGCGGCCGCTGCGCGGCGAG ACGGAGTTCAAAGTCCGCGTCCGGGTCCACCTGGGGCGCCTGCTGCTGGTGAGGCTGCGCAAGCACCAAGACCTGAGAGACTCGGACTGGTTCTGCACCTGGATCTCCGTGTGCGGCCCCGGAACCCAGGGCAAGGCCCTTTTCCCCTGCTACAGCTGGGTGCAGGGCAACCGGGTCGTCTCCCTGGCGGAGGGCACCG CCTGGGCGGTGAGCAACGACCAGAGCCTGTTGAAGACGCACCGGGAACAGGAACTCCAGGAAAGGAAGACGGCCTACCG GTGGGGCTCCTGGAAAGATGGGTTAATCCTGCCTGTCGCGGGGAGAACGCAGTGGGACCTTCCCAGGAATGAGAGATTCCGTGACGATAAGGATCTTGACTTCTCCTTCTCGCTGGCAAGAGC GCTGGAGGGCTTGGTGCTCAAGGGGGCACTGGACCTCACCAACCCAGTTAGAAGACTGGAGGATTTCCAAAAATTGTTCCCCCGTGGGAAGACCCCGCTGGCTG AGCGGGTTCGAAATTCCTGGAAGGATGACACGCTCTTTGGGTACCACTTCCTCAACGGTGCAAACCCCATGCTCCTGAGGCGGTCTACCAGCCTCCCAGCACGGCTGGTGCTGCCTCCAGGGACGGAGGACTTGAAGACCCAGCTGCAGAAAGAGCTGCAG GCTGGGTCTCTGTTTGAAGCCGATTTCTCCCTGCTGGAGGGGGTCAAGCCTAATCATCTTAAATCATCTTAAAtcatcttaaaacaacaatacATGACGGCCCCTCTGGTCATGCTGAGGTTCCAGCCTGACGGGCGACTCCTACCCATGGTCATCCAG CTGCAGCCTCCTCGTCCCGGATGCCCCCCACCCATGCTGTTCCTGCCCTCCGACCCCCCGATGGCCTGGCTGCTGGCCAAGACCTGGGTCCGGAGCTCTGACTTCCAGCTGCACCAGCTCCAGTCCCACCTCCTGCGGGGACACCTGATGGCGGAGGTTATTTCGGTGGCCACCATGCGGACCCTGCCCAGCCTGCATCCCATCTACAAG CTCCTGATCCCCCACTTCCGCTACACCATGGAGATCAACGTCCTGGCCCGGAGTAACCTTGTCTCCAAATGGGGAATTTTTGATCTG GTGGTGAGCACGGGCAGTGGGGGCCACGTGGACATTCTCCAGAGAGCCACAGCTTGCCTGACCTACcgttccctctgcccccctgacGACCTAGCTGACCACGGGCTCTTGGATGTGAAGGCCTCTCTCTACGGCCAAGACGCCCTCAGACTGTGGGGGATCATCAGCCG GTACGTGGAGGGGATGGTCGGTCTTTTCTACAAGAGTGATGCGGCTGTGAGGGATGACCCTGAGCTGCAGGCCTGGTGCAGAGAGATCACGGAGACCGGGCTGCAGGGCGCCCAGGACCGGGG GTTCCCCGTCTCCTTAGAATCCCGCGCTCAGCTCGGCCACT CCTCTATGTGCATCTTTACCTGCACGGGTCAGCACGCTTCTGTGCACCTGGGCCAG CTGGACTGGTACGCCTGGATCCCCAATGGCCCGTGCACGATGCGgaagcccccacccacctccaagGACGTGACAGAGAAGGATATAGTGGACTCACTGCCCACTGCCCATCAAGCCCGCATGCAGAAGACCTTTACAAAGTTCCTCGGCAGACGCCAGCCCGTCATG GTGGCCTTGGGGCAGCACAAGGAGAAATATTTCTCGGGCCCTGGCCCCCAGGCTGTGCTGGAGAAATTCCAGGAGGAGCCGGCTGCCAGGGACCGGGAGCTGGAGGTCCGCAATGCAGGCCTGGAGCTGCCCTATGAGTACCTTCGGCCCAGCATGGTGGAGAACAGCGGGACCATCTGA